The following coding sequences lie in one Zingiber officinale cultivar Zhangliang chromosome 2B, Zo_v1.1, whole genome shotgun sequence genomic window:
- the LOC122048634 gene encoding subtilisin-like protease 4, with translation MTSIFFFFLFVSFLLFAKGAACDEELKAYIVHVEDQPDVSAYDGDYYTFLLAGTLEIQEDDAASRVIHSYRNVMTGFSAMLTERDVAAMSKVDWFVRAVPSLVYRPLTTHTPLFLGLRHRTHSVWNATNMGEGVIIGVLDSGITPGHPSYSDRGMPPPPPKWKGRCDLGNVSSSAEQSCNNKLIGARSFVNYNRSGNGSMDSPIDNDGHGTHTSSTAAGAFVKRANVYGLARGVAAGVAPLAHLAIYKVCANDECQAHDILAGMDAAVEDGVDVLSISLGSDPSPFYRDPIAIGGFNAMRKGVFVSCSAGNSGPFNSTVSNDAPWLLTVAASTMDREFLATVKLGDGSEFHGESIYQPQGFSSKKYPLVFPGGASTLCLNGSLNGIDVKGKIVLCDRGLNGRIEKGEVVKQAGGAGMVLVNAPKDGYSTIADLHVLPASHIPYAFGHKIKAYINSSSLPTATIVFKGTITHVPHSPAITSFSSRGPSQNTPGILKPDITGPGVSVLAAWNTQIFNVISGTSMSCPHLSGIAALIKKAHPDWSPAAIKSAIMTTAYVKDNTNNPIFDERNLPADLFAVGAGHVMPLKVLDPGLIYDISPTDYHPYLCGLGYSVSDVRIIVHRKINCSSIKSIPEGELNYPSITVRLPTNEARTVTFTRTVTNVGKAAATYYAKLDVPDVVSARVVPRSLTFEKVNEKKSFKISFKRRSDYGASSPTVEGQLMWVSQARSVVRSPISIILE, from the coding sequence AtgacctccatctttttcttctttctctttgttTCTTTTCTCTTGTTCGCTAAAGGGGCTGCCTGCGACGAAGAGCTTAAAGCATACATTGTTCACGTCGAAGATCAACCGGATGTTTCCGCGTATGATGGAGACTACTACACCTTCCTTTTGGCCGGAACATTAGagatccaagaagatgatgcgGCGTCGCGGGTTATACACTCCTATCGGAATGTTATGACCGGCTTCTCGGCGATGCTGACGGAGAGGGATGTGGCGGCCATGTCGAAGGTCGACTGGTTTGTGCGCGCCGTTCCGAGCTTGGTTTACCGTCCGTTGACCACCCACACGCCCCTGTTTTTGGGGCTGCGCCACCGCACTCACAGTGTGTGGAACGCGACCAACATGGGGGAAGGCGTCATCATAGGCGTCCTTGACTCCGGCATCACCCCTGGCCACCCTTCGTATAGTGACCGCGGCATGCCGCCTCCTCCACCCAAGTGGAAGGGACGTTGCGACTTAGGGAACGTGTCGTCATCGGCCGAGCAGTCCTGTAACAATAAGCTCATCGGCGCCCGATCCTTCGTCAACTATAATCGGTCCGGGAACGGATCGATGGATTCGCCTATTGATAACGATGGCCACGGTACTCACACGTCTAGCACCGCCGCCGGAGCATTCGTGAAGCGCGCTAATGTGTACGGGCTAGCCAGGGGAGTGGCCGCTGGAGTGGCCCCCCTTGCGCATCTCGCCATTTATAAGGTTTGCGCGAATGACGAGTGTCAGGCGCACGACATACTCGCTGGGATGGACGCCGCAGTGGAGGACGGTGTGGATGTGCTTTCAATCTCGCTCGGTAGTGACCCTAGTCCATTCTACCGCGACCCAATTGCGATCGGCGGTTTTAACGCCATGCGCAAGGGAGTCTTCGTCAGCTGCTCGGCCGGCAACTCGGGGCCGTTTAATTCCACCGTATCCAATGACGCGCCATGGTTACTCACTGTGGCGGCCAGCACTATGGACCGTGAGTTCTTGGCCACCGTAAAGCTTGGCGACGGCAGCGAGTTCCACGGCGAGAGCATCTACCAGCCGCAGGGATTCTCATCGAAGAAGTATCCTCTCGTGTTCCCTGGCGGCGCTTCCACCTTATGTCTCAACGGTTCCCTTAACGGTATCGACGTGAAGGGAAAGATTGTGCTCTGTGACCGCGGCCTCAACGGGCGGATCGAGAAGGGGGAAGTCGTCAAGCAAGCCGGTGGCGCCGGCATGGTGCTTGTCAATGCACCGAAAGACGGCTACAGCACTATCGCCGATCTCCACGTACTGCCGGCGTCGCACATTCCCTATGCCTTTGGACATAAGATCAAGGCTTACATCAACTCATCCTCCCTCCCGACGGCCACCATTGTCTTCAAAGGCACCATTACCCATGTGCCCCACTCTCCGGCGATAACTTCCTTCTCCTCCCGTGGGCCTAGCCAAAATACACCGGGGATCCTCAAGCCCGACATCACCGGCCCTGGTGTCAGCGTCCTTGCTGCTTGGAACACACAAATATTCAATGTCATCTCCGGCACCTCTATGTCCTGCCCCCATCTCTCCGGCATCGCCGCCCTTATCAAGAAAGCCCATCCCGACTGGTCGCCCGCAGCTATCAAATCTGCCATAATGACGACGGCCTACGTAAAAGATAACACCAACAACCCCATCTTTGACGAGAGGAACCTTCCAGCCGACCTCTTCGCGGTGGGAGCCGGCCACGTCATGCCTCTAAAGGTCCTTGACCCGGGACTCATCTACGACATCTCTCCGACGGACTATCATCCATACCTTTGCGGCCTTGGCTACAGTGTCTCCGATGTGAGAATCATCGTCCACCGCAAAATCAACTGCTCGTCGATCAAGAGCATCCCAGAAGGAGAGCTCAACTATCCTTCCATCACCGTCCGACTGCCGACGAATGAGGCAAGGACGGTGACCTTCACAAGGACCGTGACCAACGTCGGCAAGGCAGCAGCGACTTACTACGCAAAGTTAGACGTGCCCGACGTGGTTTCGGCACGTGTAGTTCCGAGAAGCTTAACCTTCGAGAAGGTTAATGAAAAGAAGAGCTTCAAGATTAGTTTCAAGCGAAGGAGTGACTATGGGGCGTCGTCACCGACTGTTGAAGGGCAATTGATGTGGGTTTCCCAGGCGAGGAGTGTGGTCAGAAGTCCAATCTCCATCATCCTGGAGTGA
- the LOC122048636 gene encoding subtilisin-like protease 4 has translation MTSIFFFFLFVSFLLFAKGAACDEELKAYIVHVEDQPDVSAYDGDYYTFLLAGTLEIQEDDAASRVIHSYRNVMTGFSAMLTERDVAAMSKVDWFVRAVPSLVYRPLTTHTPLFLGLRHRTHSVWNATNMGEGVIIGVLDSGITPGHPSYSDRGMPPPPPKWKGRCDLGNVSSSTEQFCNNKLIGARSFVNYNRSGNGSMDSPIDNDGHGTHTSSTAAGAFVKRANVYGLARGVAAGVAPLAHLAIYKVCANDECQAHDILAGMDAAVEDGVDVLSISLGSDPSPFYRDPIAIGGFNAMRKGVFVSCSAGNSGPFNSTVSNDAPWLLTVAASTMDREFLATVKLGDGSEFHGESIYQPQGFSSKKYPLVFPGGASTLCLNGSLNGIDVKGKIVLCDRGINGRIEKGKSSSKQWRWHGACQCTEDAYSTIADLHVLPASHIPYAFGHKIKAYINSSSLPTATIVFKGTITHVPHSPAITSFSSRGPSQNTPGILKPDITGPGVSVLAAWNTQIFNVISGTSMSCPHLSGIAALIKKAHPDWSPAAIKSAIMTTAYVKDNTNNPIFDERNLPADLFAVGAGHVMPLKVLDPGLIYDISPTDYHPYLCGLGYGVSDVRIIVHRKINCSSIKSIPEGELNYPSITVRLPTNEARTVTFTRTVTNVGKAAATYYAKLDVPDVVSARVVPRSLTFEKVNEKKSFKISFKRRSDYGASSPTVEGQLMWVSQARSVVRSPISIILE, from the coding sequence AtgacctccatctttttcttctttctctttgttTCTTTTCTCTTGTTCGCTAAAGGGGCTGCCTGCGACGAAGAGCTTAAAGCATACATTGTTCACGTCGAAGATCAACCGGATGTTTCCGCGTATGATGGAGACTACTACACCTTCCTTTTGGCCGGAACATTAGagatccaagaagatgatgcgGCGTCGCGGGTTATACACTCCTATCGGAATGTTATGACCGGCTTCTCGGCGATGCTGACGGAGAGGGATGTGGCGGCCATGTCGAAGGTCGACTGGTTTGTGCGCGCCGTTCCGAGCTTGGTTTACCGTCCGTTGACCACCCACACGCCCCTGTTTTTGGGGCTGCGCCACCGCACTCACAGTGTGTGGAACGCGACCAACATGGGGGAAGGCGTCATCATAGGCGTCCTTGACTCCGGCATCACCCCTGGCCACCCTTCGTATAGTGACCGCGGCATGCCGCCTCCTCCACCCAAGTGGAAGGGACGTTGCGACTTAGGGAACGTGTCGTCATCGACCGAGCAGTTCTGTAACAATAAGCTCATCGGCGCCCGATCCTTCGTCAACTATAATCGGTCCGGGAACGGATCGATGGATTCGCCTATTGATAACGATGGCCACGGTACTCACACGTCTAGCACCGCCGCCGGAGCATTCGTGAAGCGCGCTAATGTGTACGGGCTAGCCAGGGGAGTGGCAGCTGGAGTGGCCCCCCTTGCGCATCTCGCCATTTATAAGGTTTGCGCGAATGACGAGTGTCAGGCGCACGACATACTCGCTGGGATGGACGCCGCAGTGGAGGACGGTGTGGATGTGCTTTCAATCTCGCTCGGTAGTGACCCTAGTCCATTCTACCGCGACCCAATTGCGATCGGCGGTTTTAACGCCATGCGTAAGGGAGTCTTCGTCAGCTGCTCGGCCGGCAACTCGGGGCCGTTTAATTCCACCGTATCCAATGACGCGCCATGGTTACTCACTGTGGCGGCCAGCACTATGGACCGTGAGTTCTTGGCCACCGTAAAGCTTGGCGACGGCAGCGAGTTCCACGGCGAGAGCATCTACCAGCCGCAGGGATTCTCATCGAAGAAGTATCCTCTCGTGTTCCCTGGCGGCGCTTCCACCTTATGTCTCAACGGTTCCCTTAACGGTATCGACGTGAAGGGAAAGATTGTGCTCTGTGACCGCGGCATCAACGGGCGGATCGAGAAGGGGAAGTCGTCAAGCAAGCAGTGGCGCTGGCATGGTGCTTGTCAATGCACCGAAGACGCCTACAGCACTATCGCCGATCTCCACGTACTGCCGGCGTCGCACATTCCCTATGCCTTTGGACATAAGATCAAGGCTTACATCAACTCATCCTCCCTCCCGACGGCCACCATTGTCTTCAAAGGCACCATTACCCATGTGCCCCACTCTCCGGCGATAACTTCCTTCTCCTCCCGTGGGCCTAGCCAAAATACACCGGGGATCCTCAAGCCCGACATCACCGGCCCTGGTGTCAGCGTCCTTGCTGCTTGGAACACACAAATATTCAATGTCATCTCCGGCACCTCTATGTCCTGCCCCCATCTCTCCGGCATCGCCGCCCTTATCAAGAAAGCCCATCCCGACTGGTCGCCCGCAGCTATCAAATCTGCCATAATGACGACGGCCTACGTAAAAGATAACACCAACAACCCCATCTTTGACGAGAGGAACCTTCCAGCCGACCTCTTCGCGGTGGGAGCCGGCCACGTCATGCCTCTAAAGGTCCTTGACCCGGGACTCATCTACGACATCTCTCCGACGGACTATCATCCATACCTTTGCGGCCTTGGCTACGGTGTCTCCGATGTGAGAATCATCGTCCACCGCAAAATCAACTGCTCGTCGATCAAGAGCATCCCAGAAGGAGAGCTCAACTATCCTTCCATCACCGTCCGACTGCCGACGAATGAGGCAAGGACGGTGACCTTCACAAGGACCGTGACCAACGTCGGCAAGGCAGCAGCGACTTACTACGCAAAGTTAGACGTGCCCGACGTGGTTTCGGCACGTGTAGTTCCGAGAAGCTTAACCTTCGAGAAGGTTAATGAAAAGAAGAGCTTCAAGATTAGTTTCAAGCGAAGGAGTGACTATGGGGCGTCGTCACCGACTGTTGAAGGGCAATTGATGTGGGTTTCCCAGGCGAGGAGTGTGGTCAGAAGTCCAATCTCCATCATCCTGGAGTGA